Within the Enterobacter bugandensis genome, the region CCAGTTACGGTAAAAGAGATGAATAATATTAAACGTAGCACAGGAATTTCAGGTTTAGCGCGTCCCCACTGCTAATGGTTATTTAACATTTATCTTTTCGCCGACTATGCTCATAGTGAGTTACCGCTTCCGGCTCATGGAGGAATGTATGTATGGCATAAGCCTGATCCGACTGGGTATGTTTATTGCGCTTGCCATTATCGCCAGCACGGCGATTGGTTTATTTACCTATATGGTCGTCACTGTTCTGGCAGAATAGTGTCACCCCTGTCCAGGTTATGGAATAAATAAAACAGTTATTTATTAGGGGAATACAGTGAACCGCTACCTCTCTCTTTTACCGTTCGTTTTGTTAACGCTCACGGCGTGCGATCCTAAACCTGAACAAGCCTCCCCCCTGCCCAGAATGGTTAAAGTGGCGGAGGTGACGGTTCCCGGTTATGCCCAGCAGCGCGTTTTTCCCGCCCGCATTGAATCGGGCGATGCCACAGACCTTTCCTTCAAGCGCGCTGGTCAAATTGAAGCGCTCGATGTGCGTCAGGGCGCAGCCATCAAGCAGGGCCAACAGCTTGCAAGATTGAACGCCCGTGAAGCCCAGCAGCGGGTTAACGACAGGCAGACGGCGGCGACGCTGGCCCAGAGGCAGTTCGATCGCTTCCAGACGCTGGCGGGCCGCCAGGCGATTTCGAAAGCCGAAATGGACGTACAGCGTGCGAACCGCGATTCGGCGAATGCGGCGCTGCAGATTGCCCGAGAAGAGTTGAATCAGATGACGCTCGTCGCCCCCTTCAGCGGGACGGCGGCCAGCGTACATGTCAGAAACCATCAGGTGGTGTCTGCCGGTCAGCCCATCGCGACGTTAACCCGCACCGATCTGCTTGATGTGGTGTTCAGCATCCCTGAAAACCTGTTTAAGACCTTTGATATCCGCAACGCGCAGTATCGTCCGGTAGTGAGAATTAACGCCATTCCGGATCGGGAATTTACCGCCGTCTACAAAGAGCACTCGGGCAGCAGCGACAGTAATACCCTGACCTGGCAGGTGATACTGACCATGCCGCGACCAGATGATTTTCCCGCCGTCGGTGGCGTAAGCGGTACGGTGACCATCAATTTAACCAACCTCCCGGCTGGCGCGGACGCTCAGGCGCTGGTTGTACCGGTTGAGGCCGTCTTTAACCCGGACAACAGCCCACGCAATGAGCCGCACGTCTGGGTTGTGGCGGGAGAAGGCGACACGCTCCTTCTTGAAGACCGCAAGGTCAGCGTGGGGCAAGTGATAACCGAAGGCGTGACGATCACCAGCGGGCTTAAGGCGGGCGAGCGCGTGGTGGCCGCAGGCGTGGGAGAGCTCCATGCTAACCAGCCGGTGCGTATCTGGACGCGTGAGCGGGGACTGTAATGGATATCACTCGTCAATTTATTAATAACCCGGTTCGCGTCTGGCTAACGATTCTGCTGCTGGGCATTGGGGGGATTTTCGCCCTGTTGAATATCGGCAGGCTGGAAGATCCCGCCTTTACCATCAAAACCGCCGTGGTGGTCACCCACTACCCCGGCGCATCCGCTCAGCAGGTTGAAGAAGAGGTGACGCTGCCGCTGGAGAATGCCCTTCAGCAGCTGCCTTATCTGGACAACGTGAGCTCCATCTCTTCAAACGGTCTGTCGCAAATCACCGTTAACATCGCTTCACGCTATCACTCGAACGAACTGCCGCAGATTTGGGATGAGCTGCGCCGCCGCGTGGGCGATGCCTCGCGTCAGTTCCCGCCCGGCGTCGTCACGCCCTTTGTGAATGACGATTTCGGCGACGTGTTCGGCTTCTTCTTCGCCATTTCCGGGGATGAATTCAGTAATCCTGAACTGGTGAGATATGCAGAGCAGCTGCGCCGCGCGTTGATTCTAGTTCCCGGCGTCGCGAAGGTCGCCATCGGCGGGGCCATTAGCCAACAGGTCAACATCGATATTTCCCTGACCAAAATGGCCGCGCGCGGCATTACGCTGAACCAGCTTTCCGCCCTGCTCAGCAGGCTCAACGTCGTTTCCAGCGCCGGAGAAATCACCTCCGGCAGCGAATCCATTCGTCTGCACCCGACCGGTGAGTTCGAGAATCTTGATGAACTGGCGGATCTCATCATCACGCCTTCCGGCACCGGGGCGGCGACGCGCCTGCGGGATATCGCCACGCTGTCGCGCGGGCTGAACGAATCGCCCGCCAGTATCTACCATGCCAACGGCAAAAAAGCCGTCACCATGGGCGTCTCGTTTATTCCCGGCGTGAACGTGATCGACGTGGGCCACGCGCTGGAGGCGAAGCTAAACCAGATGTCGGCGGAAAAACCGGCTGGCATACAGATAGATCTGTTTTACGATCAGGCAGCCGAAGTGGGCCACTCTGTTAACGGTTTTATTATTAACTTCCTGATGGCGCTGGCGATTGTCATCGGCGTGCTGCTGATCTTTATGGGCGTACGCAGCGGGATCATCATCGCGGTTTCTCTCGCCCTTAACGTGCTGGGCACGCTGCTGATTATGTATCTGTGTGGCATTGAGCTACAGCGCATCTCGCTCGGGGCGCTGATTATCGCCCTCAGCATGCTGGTGGATAACGCCATCGTGATTGTCGAAGGGGTGTTGATTGCCCGGCAGCAGGGCTCTCCGCTGTTAACCGCCGTAAACAACATCATCCGCCGCTCCGCCCTGCCGCTGCTGGGGGCGACGGTGATCGCCATCCTTGCGTTTGCCCCTATCGGGCTATCGCAGGACTCCACCGGGGAATACTGTAAATCTCTGTTCCAGGTGCTGCTGATTTCCCTGATGCTGAGCTGGTTCTCGGCGCTCACCCTCACCCCGGTGCTGATTAAGTGGTGGTTGTTTAAAAACGACAGCGCGCCGGACGCCACTGACGAGTCAGATCCTTACGACAAACGTCTCTACCGCCTCTACCAGCACCTGCTGAACGCACTGCTGCACCATAAAGCGCCGACGCTGGTAGTGATGGCCGCCCTGCTGGCCGCGTCTGTCTGGGGGTTTGGCGCGGTGCGGCAAAACTTTTTCCCGTCGTCCAATACGCCGATTTTCTTTGTCGACCTCTGGTTACCCTACGGGACAGATATCAAATGGACCGAGAAAATGACCGGCGACATTGAGAAAACAATCAAGGGACGGCCCGGCGTGGAAACCACCGTCTCGACCATCGGTCAGGGGAGCATGCGCTTTATTCTGACCTACAGCGGACAGCGGCAGTACAGCAACTACGCGCAGATCATGGTGCGTATGGATGACCAGCGCAGCATCTCCGCGCTGACGCGCTACGTGGATGAGTACATCGCGCGTAACTACCCGCAGGTCAACGCCAGCACGAAACGGGTGATGTTTGGGCCCTCCGGCGACAGCGCCATTGAAGTGCGCATTAAAGGCCCGGATCCTGACAGGCTGCGTCTGATTGCCAGCCAGGTGGACGATATCCTGGCGCGCGACCCGGCCACGGGGAGCGTCCGAAACGACTGGCAAAACCGCAGCAAAGTGATCCGTCCGCAGTACGTCGCCGCGCTGGGACGCGAGCTTGGCGTGGATAAGCAGGACGTCGACAACGCGCTGGAGATGAATTTCTCCGGCAGCCGGGCGGGGTTATATCGGGAAGGCAGTGACCTGCTGCCCGTGGTGGTGAGGCCTCCGGAAAGCGAAAGGCTGGACGCCAGCCACCTGAACAACGTGCTGGTGTGGAGCCATGCGCGGCAGCAGTATATCCCGCTGAGTAACGTCGTTAGCAGCTTCACGCTGGAGTGGGAAGATCCGCTCATCCTTCGACGCGACCGCTCGCGGGTACTGACGGTTCAGACGGATCCGGACCCGCTGAGCCAGCAAACCTCCGGTGATATTCTCGCCCGCGTGAAGCCGCAGGTGGATGCCCTTCCCCTGCCACACGGCTACAGCATCGAGTGGGGGGGCGACGCGGAAAACTCCAGCGAAGCGCAGCAAGGGCTGTTCACTACGCTACCTCTCGGGTATCTGGTGATGTTTGTTATTACGGTGCTGATGTTCAGCTCGGTAAAAAATGCCGTCGCGATCTGGCTGACCGTACCGCTGGCGTTGATTGGCGTCACGCCAGGATTTTTAATTACCGGCATTCCCTTTGGCTTTATGGCGCTGATTGGTCTGCTGAGCCTGAGCGGAATGCTCATCCGCAACGGCATCGTGCTGGTGGAAGAGATCGAACAGCAGAAAACGCACAAGGATCAGCACAGCGCGATCGTTTATGCCGCCACCTCGCGCCTGCGCCCTATCCTGCTCACCGCGTTCACGACCGTACTTGGCCTGGCACCGCTGCTGCTGGATGTTTTCTTCCAGAGCATGGCCGTTGTGATTATGTTTGGACTGGGGTTTGCTACAATCCTGACGCTACTGGTACTCCCCGTGATCTATGCGTGTTTCCATCGTAAGGACGAAGCCAAACAACAATGAATGCGACAGGGCTGAACATTATCAAGACGCTGGGCTGTATGACGGCGGTCACCTTCTTCACCATCTACAATACCTGGGATCATTATGACTATGACTATCACTGGATCCTGGGCTTTTTAACCTTTATCTCGACCATCGCCACGCCGCTGTTTTTTGTGGTGTCGGGCTATCTCGACGGGCAATCACGGCACGGCACGCGCTGGCAGCTGGGGAAAATAAAAAGTCTGGTGATTGTTTTTCTGTTCTGGATAACGATCTACTACCTCTGGGAGCCTTATCAGCGCGGGTATTTAATTCAGCCCTGGTTCGTGTTCGCATTTGTGGTGATTTACACCTTCCACCCGGCGGTGGAGTGGCTTAGCCAGCGGAGATCGCTGTTCTGCGGCGCGATTGCTGCTCTGCTGTGCTTTTCCTACGGATACGATCTGCTATCGGCGCTTTATCCTGAAACGCACGTCCTTTCGCTTTCGCCGCAGTATCGGCTGTGGACATGGCTGCTGTTTTATCTGACCGGGCAGCTCTTCTGCGACCCAAAAGTCGCCGAGTGGATAAGCCGCAAAAACGTGGTTCGGGCGGCGGTTGTCGCCATCCCGTTTATCTATCTCTTCACCTGGTTTTACGAGCGCCACTTCTTTTTTGCCCTGTTTAAGGCAGACAGAAACGCCTTTATTCTCACCGGCTCGCAGATCTACATCCTGATTATTGCCCTGGTGATTGCGGCGAACGGCGTTCGCTTTCGCCGCAATGCTGAATTAAAGGAGTCCATTCTGGCCGCCATCAGCAAAACGATGACCGGCGTATATATTGTGCACTACTCGGTGTTTCATCTGCTGACGGCGCTGATACCGGTGACCTCTCTCGGCATGAAGCTGGCGCTGATTGTGCTTACGTTCGTCACCTCTGTTCTCTTCTCCATGCTGGTCTTGTCTAACGCCGTGGCAAAAAAGGTGATCACCCTTTAAAAGCCTAAGCGCAGCCAGGCAAAGAGCACGTTGCCGTTGTTATACGTTCCGGGAATATAGGTGAACTGGACGGTAACGCGCTTATAGCCGGCAGAAAACAGCGGGAAGATGAACGGCAGAGGCACATAGTTCGCAAAATCATCTCGCGCCGTGATGCCCGCGGCGGCACCGAGCCCAAGGCGGAAATCTTTGGCATTATCCAGATACCAGCCCTTCTCCCAGCCATAGCCCATCGCGGGCTGCCATTCGTTGTGCGAGTCCTTGAACATCATTGCGAAAAGCGCGCTCCAGTTGCCCTCTTCGTTATAGCGAGACACGCCCAGGCCGCCGCCCCACGGCATTTCGTTGTAATTGTCGG harbors:
- a CDS encoding efflux RND transporter permease subunit, which produces MDITRQFINNPVRVWLTILLLGIGGIFALLNIGRLEDPAFTIKTAVVVTHYPGASAQQVEEEVTLPLENALQQLPYLDNVSSISSNGLSQITVNIASRYHSNELPQIWDELRRRVGDASRQFPPGVVTPFVNDDFGDVFGFFFAISGDEFSNPELVRYAEQLRRALILVPGVAKVAIGGAISQQVNIDISLTKMAARGITLNQLSALLSRLNVVSSAGEITSGSESIRLHPTGEFENLDELADLIITPSGTGAATRLRDIATLSRGLNESPASIYHANGKKAVTMGVSFIPGVNVIDVGHALEAKLNQMSAEKPAGIQIDLFYDQAAEVGHSVNGFIINFLMALAIVIGVLLIFMGVRSGIIIAVSLALNVLGTLLIMYLCGIELQRISLGALIIALSMLVDNAIVIVEGVLIARQQGSPLLTAVNNIIRRSALPLLGATVIAILAFAPIGLSQDSTGEYCKSLFQVLLISLMLSWFSALTLTPVLIKWWLFKNDSAPDATDESDPYDKRLYRLYQHLLNALLHHKAPTLVVMAALLAASVWGFGAVRQNFFPSSNTPIFFVDLWLPYGTDIKWTEKMTGDIEKTIKGRPGVETTVSTIGQGSMRFILTYSGQRQYSNYAQIMVRMDDQRSISALTRYVDEYIARNYPQVNASTKRVMFGPSGDSAIEVRIKGPDPDRLRLIASQVDDILARDPATGSVRNDWQNRSKVIRPQYVAALGRELGVDKQDVDNALEMNFSGSRAGLYREGSDLLPVVVRPPESERLDASHLNNVLVWSHARQQYIPLSNVVSSFTLEWEDPLILRRDRSRVLTVQTDPDPLSQQTSGDILARVKPQVDALPLPHGYSIEWGGDAENSSEAQQGLFTTLPLGYLVMFVITVLMFSSVKNAVAIWLTVPLALIGVTPGFLITGIPFGFMALIGLLSLSGMLIRNGIVLVEEIEQQKTHKDQHSAIVYAATSRLRPILLTAFTTVLGLAPLLLDVFFQSMAVVIMFGLGFATILTLLVLPVIYACFHRKDEAKQQ
- a CDS encoding acyltransferase is translated as MNATGLNIIKTLGCMTAVTFFTIYNTWDHYDYDYHWILGFLTFISTIATPLFFVVSGYLDGQSRHGTRWQLGKIKSLVIVFLFWITIYYLWEPYQRGYLIQPWFVFAFVVIYTFHPAVEWLSQRRSLFCGAIAALLCFSYGYDLLSALYPETHVLSLSPQYRLWTWLLFYLTGQLFCDPKVAEWISRKNVVRAAVVAIPFIYLFTWFYERHFFFALFKADRNAFILTGSQIYILIIALVIAANGVRFRRNAELKESILAAISKTMTGVYIVHYSVFHLLTALIPVTSLGMKLALIVLTFVTSVLFSMLVLSNAVAKKVITL
- the pagP gene encoding lipid IV(A) palmitoyltransferase PagP; this translates as MQRNFSAFWMVLFLFAAPLHAEPKVYGEQRISGWWNALTDDISQTWEEPQRYDLYLPFLSWHARFMYDKEKTDNYNEMPWGGGLGVSRYNEEGNWSALFAMMFKDSHNEWQPAMGYGWEKGWYLDNAKDFRLGLGAAAGITARDDFANYVPLPFIFPLFSAGYKRVTVQFTYIPGTYNNGNVLFAWLRLGF
- a CDS encoding efflux RND transporter periplasmic adaptor subunit is translated as MNRYLSLLPFVLLTLTACDPKPEQASPLPRMVKVAEVTVPGYAQQRVFPARIESGDATDLSFKRAGQIEALDVRQGAAIKQGQQLARLNAREAQQRVNDRQTAATLAQRQFDRFQTLAGRQAISKAEMDVQRANRDSANAALQIAREELNQMTLVAPFSGTAASVHVRNHQVVSAGQPIATLTRTDLLDVVFSIPENLFKTFDIRNAQYRPVVRINAIPDREFTAVYKEHSGSSDSNTLTWQVILTMPRPDDFPAVGGVSGTVTINLTNLPAGADAQALVVPVEAVFNPDNSPRNEPHVWVVAGEGDTLLLEDRKVSVGQVITEGVTITSGLKAGERVVAAGVGELHANQPVRIWTRERGL